Proteins from one Leptonema illini DSM 21528 genomic window:
- a CDS encoding arsenate reductase ArsC has product MKKISVLFLCTGNTCRSQMADGYLRGRYGDRFESHSSGSAPDLRKFSETNGVHPYALEMLKRYGIATEGLHSKLWTPYIKGEIPIDIVLTLCGSGRDELEEACPIFPGRAVKAHWGVDDPSHVKGTAEEIDRAFEDAFRIIRRRIDALAALPVETMSREELQREVLHIAAMA; this is encoded by the coding sequence GTGAAGAAAATATCGGTTCTATTCTTATGCACAGGCAATACCTGCCGCAGCCAGATGGCCGACGGCTATTTACGTGGCCGCTATGGCGATCGGTTTGAATCTCATTCATCGGGATCGGCTCCCGATCTCAGAAAGTTCAGCGAAACAAACGGCGTGCATCCGTATGCCTTAGAGATGCTGAAGCGTTACGGCATCGCGACGGAAGGCCTGCATTCGAAGCTCTGGACGCCTTACATTAAAGGCGAGATTCCCATCGATATCGTCCTGACCCTCTGCGGCAGCGGGCGGGATGAGCTGGAAGAGGCCTGTCCGATCTTTCCGGGGCGAGCTGTGAAGGCGCACTGGGGTGTGGATGATCCGTCGCATGTGAAGGGAACGGCTGAAGAGATCGATCGCGCCTTTGAAGATGCCTTTCGTATCATTCGTCGCCGCATCGATGCTCTGGCAGCGTTACCCGTAGAGACGATGTCGCGAGAGGAACTTCAGCGAGAGGTTCTGCACATCGCCGCTATGGCCTGA
- the arsM gene encoding arsenite methyltransferase — MSTAEDLKSMIREKYTVIATQSKDENATSCCGVGGCGDYTVFSEDYTATEGYVPEADLGLGCGLPLSSLRLRKGETVLDLGSGAGNDAFVARAAVGEEGHVIGVDFTEAMIEKARANAERMGYANVEFRHGDIEKLPVGPARVDVVTSNCVLNLVPDKEKAFSEIFRVLKPGGRFVISDVVLHGSLPEKIQTAAEMIAGCVSGALQRSQYLSIIYRSGFEQLQLVKERAIELPDEILLQYLNADELKQFRDSGAEVLSITVTGEKPAGSCGCGTGCC, encoded by the coding sequence ATGTCAACAGCAGAAGATTTGAAATCAATGATACGCGAAAAATACACCGTCATCGCGACGCAGAGCAAAGACGAGAACGCAACGTCCTGCTGCGGCGTCGGCGGCTGTGGTGACTATACCGTTTTCAGCGAGGATTATACGGCGACGGAAGGCTATGTTCCCGAGGCCGATCTGGGCCTCGGTTGCGGCCTTCCGCTTTCGAGTCTGCGATTGCGTAAAGGCGAAACGGTGCTTGATCTCGGCTCAGGCGCCGGGAACGACGCCTTTGTGGCCCGGGCCGCCGTCGGCGAAGAGGGGCATGTGATCGGCGTCGACTTCACGGAGGCGATGATCGAAAAGGCCCGCGCAAACGCAGAGCGGATGGGTTATGCGAACGTAGAGTTCCGGCACGGCGACATCGAAAAGCTTCCCGTCGGTCCGGCTCGCGTCGACGTCGTTACCTCGAACTGCGTGCTCAATCTTGTGCCCGATAAAGAGAAGGCCTTCTCAGAGATCTTTCGCGTGCTCAAACCCGGCGGACGCTTCGTCATATCGGACGTCGTTCTGCACGGTAGTCTTCCCGAAAAGATACAGACGGCTGCCGAGATGATTGCCGGCTGCGTCAGCGGAGCGCTGCAGCGATCGCAGTATCTGAGCATTATTTATCGCAGCGGATTCGAGCAATTGCAGCTTGTAAAGGAGCGCGCCATCGAATTGCCCGATGAGATCCTCCTGCAATACCTGAACGCCGACGAGCTGAAGCAGTTCCGCGATTCGGGCGCCGAGGTGCTCAGTATAACCGTCACAGGTGAAAAGCCGGCCGGCAGCTGCGGCTGTGGCACGGGATGCTGTTGA
- a CDS encoding HAD family hydrolase: protein MPPDRIRYVFLHLDGVVLQSILVPIIKSVVTKLGGEYCADIESNVLSHSQRDAASFLIRKLRLSLSESEVIELYNETRKAYLLTNRVRPNAGLKSFLTMLKANGYRVVAYGGADRDYFLEHAGTFREFFDDEGYIQTRDIRPGVKEIIKNIYGLDFNEALFIDDTIAVALAAKQYEVPFIGMTTEHAFSYQRHEMERLNVKYVVHSLQDVDLSFLNRLQQEALCHSVWK from the coding sequence ATGCCGCCCGACCGCATTCGTTATGTGTTTCTTCATCTTGATGGAGTAGTACTCCAGAGTATTCTCGTCCCGATCATAAAATCGGTGGTAACCAAACTGGGCGGCGAGTACTGTGCAGACATTGAGAGTAACGTTCTTTCGCATTCTCAGAGAGATGCAGCGTCTTTTTTGATTCGAAAGCTGCGTCTTTCGCTCTCTGAATCCGAGGTGATAGAGCTTTATAACGAAACCAGAAAGGCCTACCTTCTTACCAACAGAGTTCGTCCGAATGCCGGATTGAAGAGTTTTCTGACAATGCTGAAAGCGAACGGGTATCGCGTCGTCGCCTATGGCGGAGCCGACCGCGATTATTTCCTGGAGCATGCGGGAACATTTCGCGAGTTCTTTGATGATGAGGGTTATATACAGACACGCGACATCCGTCCAGGAGTAAAGGAAATCATAAAGAACATCTACGGTCTTGATTTCAACGAGGCCTTATTTATTGACGATACCATCGCCGTCGCCCTCGCTGCAAAGCAGTACGAAGTGCCCTTTATAGGAATGACAACCGAACATGCATTCAGTTATCAGCGTCACGAAATGGAAAGATTGAACGTAAAATACGTTGTGCATTCGCTGCAAGATGTTGATCTGTCTTTTTTGAACAGGCTACAGCAGGAAGCGCTCTGCCACAGCGTATGGAAGTAG
- a CDS encoding permease, producing MSGWLLGRPGKGTGLIPASYIEALVGGNGLASCIFASLAGALMYFATLTEIPILQGLIGAGMGKGPALSLLLAGPAISLPSLLALRSIMGLSRTLVYAALVVVFSALAGFIYGNFV from the coding sequence ATCTCGGGCTGGCTTCTCGGGCGTCCCGGCAAAGGCACGGGCTTAATACCTGCCTCATATATTGAAGCGCTGGTCGGTGGTAACGGCCTTGCCTCATGCATATTCGCCTCGCTGGCCGGAGCTCTGATGTATTTCGCCACTCTCACTGAAATCCCCATTCTACAGGGCTTGATCGGAGCAGGCATGGGAAAAGGTCCGGCGCTGTCACTTCTGCTTGCGGGCCCGGCGATCAGTCTGCCGTCGTTACTTGCTCTTCGCAGTATCATGGGCCTTTCACGCACGCTGGTTTACGCCGCACTGGTTGTTGTGTTCTCCGCATTAGCGGGCTTTATTTACGGTAATTTTGTATGA
- a CDS encoding voltage-gated chloride channel family protein, giving the protein MSEISRSSRTERSRQLLLDWMRFFFEPLRRFFDLEEKLHLLRYSIRWILLSIVVGIPVGLASSFFLYSLDLMTKTREAFPFLILLLPAAGAAVAYLYHRWGSSVERGNNLILEEIHDPKKVIPLRMAPLVLAGTLLTHLFGGSAGREGTAVQMGASIADQLTPFLRFKAEDRRLILIAGMSAGFASVFGTPLAGAVFGLEVYFLGRVEYRAILPSFASAVVAHLAALAVGTPHTHYHVDHAPLMDGWLALYAFAAGICFGLAGWFFASLTHQIKKLMGRYITNPPLRAAIGGLIVVAGVGLLGTDYIGLGIPVILKSFEQELPPLAFLAKTVFTAVTLGSGFRGGEVTPLFFIGSTLGNALSSVLPLPMDLLAAMGFVAVFAGAANTPLACTLMAVELFGAEAGLYAGLASVAAYVFSGHSGIYASQIVIEAKGSRYKHEAGHSLSQIGQRFRSKKNQ; this is encoded by the coding sequence ATGTCCGAAATCAGTCGCTCTTCGCGAACCGAAAGATCCCGACAGTTGTTGCTCGACTGGATGCGATTCTTCTTCGAGCCGCTGCGACGCTTCTTTGATCTGGAAGAAAAGCTTCATCTGCTACGGTATTCGATTCGGTGGATTCTGCTTTCTATCGTAGTAGGCATCCCCGTCGGACTGGCCTCGTCGTTCTTTCTTTACTCGCTCGATCTCATGACGAAAACGAGAGAGGCCTTTCCGTTCTTGATCCTTCTTCTTCCGGCTGCAGGGGCCGCTGTCGCCTATCTCTATCATCGATGGGGAAGCTCGGTAGAACGGGGAAACAATCTTATTCTCGAAGAGATTCATGATCCGAAAAAGGTTATCCCGCTGCGCATGGCGCCGCTTGTGCTTGCCGGCACACTGTTAACGCATCTGTTCGGCGGATCTGCCGGTCGAGAGGGCACGGCCGTTCAGATGGGGGCGTCGATCGCCGATCAGTTAACCCCCTTTCTGCGCTTCAAGGCCGAAGATCGTCGACTCATTCTGATCGCCGGTATGAGCGCCGGTTTTGCCTCGGTCTTTGGTACGCCGTTAGCCGGCGCCGTCTTCGGGCTTGAGGTCTATTTCCTCGGTCGCGTCGAATACCGCGCCATCCTTCCTTCGTTCGCCTCGGCCGTCGTCGCTCATCTCGCCGCTCTCGCCGTCGGAACTCCGCATACGCATTACCATGTAGATCACGCCCCTCTTATGGACGGATGGCTTGCCCTTTATGCCTTTGCCGCGGGCATCTGCTTCGGCCTTGCCGGATGGTTCTTTGCATCGCTCACGCATCAGATAAAGAAGCTCATGGGCCGATATATTACCAATCCGCCGCTTCGAGCAGCGATCGGAGGATTGATCGTCGTCGCCGGCGTCGGCCTGCTTGGAACGGATTACATCGGCCTCGGCATTCCGGTAATTCTAAAATCCTTCGAGCAGGAGCTACCGCCGCTTGCCTTTCTCGCGAAAACCGTCTTCACAGCCGTGACGCTTGGCTCGGGGTTCCGCGGAGGCGAGGTCACGCCGCTATTTTTTATAGGATCTACCCTGGGTAACGCTCTTTCGTCCGTGCTGCCGTTACCGATGGATCTTCTCGCCGCTATGGGATTTGTCGCGGTCTTTGCCGGAGCGGCTAACACTCCCCTGGCCTGCACGCTTATGGCCGTCGAGCTTTTCGGAGCAGAGGCGGGCCTCTATGCCGGCCTTGCCTCGGTCGCCGCTTATGTCTTTTCGGGCCATTCCGGCATCTATGCGTCGCAGATCGTCATCGAAGCAAAGGGCAGCCGCTATAAACATGAGGCCGGACATTCGCTCTCGCAGATCGGTCAGAGGTTTCGTTCAAAGAAGAACCAATAA
- a CDS encoding ArsR/SmtB family transcription factor, whose product MLADPEVQSLKAVADPVRLRILHMLFHQKELCVCQFSAVLRISYTSLSKHLQILKQAGLVTDDRRGRWVYYAIARQSWNPSAKAVLACARRLTTGQPYTTDLLDTGKVLCCELEDVASRGPAFFDSAQSGKKSCATC is encoded by the coding sequence GTGCTTGCCGATCCCGAAGTTCAATCCCTGAAGGCCGTGGCCGATCCCGTGCGATTGCGCATTCTTCATATGCTCTTTCATCAAAAGGAGCTCTGTGTCTGTCAGTTTTCAGCCGTGTTGCGCATCTCTTATACGTCGCTTTCCAAGCATCTGCAGATACTGAAGCAGGCCGGTCTTGTGACCGACGACAGGCGGGGGCGCTGGGTCTATTATGCCATTGCACGGCAGAGCTGGAACCCATCGGCGAAGGCCGTGCTTGCCTGCGCGCGCAGATTAACGACGGGGCAGCCGTATACCACCGATCTGCTCGATACGGGGAAGGTGCTCTGCTGCGAGCTGGAAGATGTGGCCAGTCGAGGGCCGGCCTTTTTTGATAGTGCGCAGAGCGGGAAGAAATCATGCGCTACATGTTAA
- the arsB gene encoding ACR3 family arsenite efflux transporter, protein MKGVARRLSGMDRFLTLWIFLAMVAGIALGRFWPEAVEFLSSFQYGSTNLLIAVGLIMMMVPPLAKVRFSRIFLLLKDARLSALSLTLNWLIGPILMFLLALSFFHDQPGFYEGLILIGVARCIAMVLVWNELADGDRELAAGLVALNSLFQILFYSGLVYVFLTVVPDMIGLDASEYRVSFWDVAESVLIYLGIPFAIALVLRLTLISRMGEGWYVDRFQPAINPVTPIALLLTIVVMFASQGAAIITLPERALLIAMPLLAYFGIMFISAMWISKRLRLSYEQSAAVAFTAAGNNFELAIAVSAGLWGVASEQAFTGVIGPLVEVPALILLVRVALRLRKQFSPNSPDDSLAKRAA, encoded by the coding sequence ATGAAAGGAGTTGCACGTCGATTGAGCGGAATGGACCGTTTCTTAACGCTCTGGATTTTTCTGGCAATGGTTGCCGGTATCGCCCTTGGGCGGTTCTGGCCAGAGGCGGTAGAATTTCTCAGTAGCTTTCAATATGGCTCGACCAATCTGCTTATTGCTGTCGGTCTGATTATGATGATGGTGCCTCCGCTGGCAAAGGTACGCTTCTCGCGCATCTTTTTACTGCTCAAGGACGCACGACTGTCGGCTCTTTCGTTAACCTTGAACTGGCTGATCGGACCGATTCTCATGTTTCTTCTGGCTCTGTCCTTTTTTCATGATCAGCCCGGTTTTTATGAAGGCCTTATATTGATCGGTGTGGCGCGATGTATCGCTATGGTCCTTGTATGGAACGAGCTTGCCGACGGCGACAGGGAGCTCGCGGCCGGTCTTGTCGCGCTGAACAGCCTCTTTCAGATTCTCTTTTATTCGGGCCTTGTGTATGTTTTTCTCACTGTTGTTCCCGACATGATCGGCCTTGATGCAAGCGAATACAGGGTCAGCTTCTGGGACGTGGCTGAGAGCGTATTGATCTACCTTGGCATTCCTTTCGCCATTGCGCTGGTGTTGCGGTTAACTCTGATTTCCCGCATGGGCGAGGGATGGTATGTGGATAGATTCCAGCCGGCCATCAATCCTGTGACGCCCATTGCCCTTCTTCTCACGATTGTCGTTATGTTTGCCTCGCAGGGAGCAGCTATCATTACGCTGCCAGAGAGGGCTCTGTTGATTGCGATGCCGCTGCTTGCTTATTTTGGCATTATGTTCATCTCGGCCATGTGGATTTCAAAGCGACTGCGTTTGTCTTATGAGCAGTCGGCGGCCGTCGCTTTCACCGCTGCGGGCAACAACTTCGAGCTGGCCATTGCCGTATCGGCAGGACTCTGGGGCGTCGCATCCGAACAGGCCTTTACAGGCGTGATCGGTCCGTTGGTGGAGGTGCCGGCATTGATTCTGCTTGTCAGGGTGGCCCTGAGATTGCGGAAGCAGTTCTCGCCGAACTCGCCTGACGATTCGTTAGCAAAGAGGGCTGCTTGA
- a CDS encoding AfsA-related hotdog domain-containing protein produces the protein MSLREGGSMWIQNHAKVDQLLRGRLPEILILDKAYTRTYSQDDSFVANIRRTLPREIPADVFEHALASSIPGEHFEFLCNYYGRIDGGEAYMLRSIPRYISAELMAQHTGDGAFAESDRQFLFRFYTFDEHQGRYALIGYMTEADEIRVLKLFNMKSLHISNVEKATVSQILSQVAEVPRKDIFFASMHVPRNHKFFSPPNLKHISGMQITEAARQFAIACHHIYGGVPLTDVTFLLESLASEFYQYAKVNLPVKMRAILKEVKLDKQNAWRNTEFEITAYQQNMEISKVTTRATILPLKIYRKLKSGQEEVYEIDPRFHPNDRVRISISIRYTDGDEPRKWDCRIVNFSKGGFQTRSDGKEPPLLLLQNPRLEFFMHFDQAGFVYGRCKNVWTRMDEDDVCWAGFAITEMSGIDRETLSDAIVRFGRLVEGREIQ, from the coding sequence ATGAGTCTTCGCGAAGGGGGAAGTATGTGGATTCAGAATCATGCGAAGGTAGATCAGCTTTTACGAGGAAGATTGCCAGAGATTCTCATTCTCGATAAGGCCTATACGCGAACCTATTCGCAGGACGATTCGTTTGTTGCAAACATCCGCCGTACGCTGCCGCGCGAGATTCCGGCCGACGTTTTCGAGCATGCCCTCGCCTCTTCGATTCCAGGCGAGCATTTCGAATTTCTCTGCAATTATTACGGCAGGATCGACGGCGGCGAGGCATATATGCTGCGCAGCATACCGCGATACATCAGCGCGGAGCTAATGGCGCAGCATACCGGCGACGGCGCATTCGCTGAATCAGACAGACAGTTCCTTTTCAGGTTCTATACGTTCGACGAGCACCAGGGCAGATATGCTCTTATCGGCTATATGACCGAAGCGGACGAGATACGTGTCCTCAAGTTGTTCAACATGAAAAGCCTGCACATCAGCAACGTTGAGAAAGCTACGGTCTCACAGATTCTCTCACAGGTGGCGGAAGTTCCGAGGAAGGATATTTTCTTCGCAAGTATGCATGTGCCGCGCAACCATAAATTCTTTTCGCCTCCGAACCTGAAGCATATCTCGGGCATGCAGATCACAGAGGCCGCCAGGCAGTTTGCCATAGCATGTCATCATATCTACGGCGGCGTTCCGCTAACGGATGTCACGTTCCTGCTTGAATCGCTTGCAAGCGAATTCTACCAGTACGCGAAAGTCAACCTTCCTGTAAAAATGCGTGCAATCCTGAAAGAGGTTAAGCTCGACAAACAGAATGCCTGGAGGAACACTGAATTCGAGATCACGGCCTATCAGCAGAATATGGAAATCAGCAAGGTTACCACGCGAGCGACGATACTTCCTCTGAAAATCTACAGAAAGCTAAAGTCCGGCCAGGAAGAGGTCTACGAAATCGACCCCAGGTTTCATCCGAATGATAGAGTCCGGATCAGTATCAGCATACGCTACACGGACGGCGATGAGCCGAGGAAATGGGACTGCCGGATCGTGAATTTTTCAAAAGGCGGTTTCCAGACCCGCTCTGACGGCAAGGAGCCTCCACTGCTGTTGTTGCAGAATCCGCGTCTTGAATTCTTCATGCATTTCGATCAGGCGGGTTTCGTGTACGGGCGATGTAAGAATGTCTGGACAAGAATGGATGAGGACGATGTCTGCTGGGCCGGCTTCGCCATTACCGAGATGTCAGGCATCGACCGCGAAACCCTGTCCGATGCCATCGTTCGCTTCGGACGCCTCGTCGAAGGACGGGAGATTCAGTGA
- a CDS encoding thioredoxin family protein, producing the protein MKIKVLGPGCTNCKVLHETTQQALAELGLQAELEYVQDMDEIGKYIFATPGLVIDEEVVHQGKPLPNREKIRGWIESRKQ; encoded by the coding sequence ATGAAAATCAAGGTTCTTGGACCGGGCTGCACGAATTGTAAGGTGCTGCATGAGACGACCCAACAGGCGCTCGCTGAACTGGGACTTCAGGCTGAACTCGAGTATGTGCAGGATATGGACGAGATCGGGAAGTATATCTTCGCCACTCCAGGCCTTGTTATCGACGAAGAGGTCGTGCATCAGGGCAAGCCTCTTCCCAATCGAGAGAAGATACGCGGCTGGATTGAAAGCCGCAAACAATAG
- a CDS encoding permease → MNIKQEFKYLLYLLGAFALIWFYPLESSVQQAALLEGFFMLQEYVHDHTLTCLIPALFIAGGIAAFVSQASVIKYFAGGVSRYISYSVASVSGTVLAVCSCTVLPLFSGIYRRGAGLGPAVAFLYSGPAINVLAIVLTARILGWELGVTRFIVSIVFAALIGLLMEKIFPAQPVQTATIAGERERPLWQDALFFASMIGVLLSATWQRPESFGDLYALIFEWKWWLTAIFLALTVAVAFRFFNGEERTGWMRETFEFTKLIVPYLFIGVLSRAGFSGVPAKARA, encoded by the coding sequence ATGAACATAAAACAAGAATTCAAGTATCTGCTTTACCTGCTCGGTGCTTTCGCACTGATCTGGTTTTATCCGCTGGAGTCATCCGTGCAGCAAGCGGCCTTACTCGAAGGCTTCTTTATGCTTCAGGAATACGTGCATGATCATACGCTTACATGCCTGATTCCTGCTCTTTTCATCGCCGGCGGTATCGCCGCCTTCGTTTCACAGGCCTCGGTGATCAAGTATTTTGCCGGCGGAGTGTCGCGATATATATCGTATTCGGTGGCTTCTGTTTCGGGAACGGTGCTTGCCGTCTGTTCGTGCACCGTATTGCCTCTGTTCTCGGGCATCTATCGGCGCGGAGCCGGCCTCGGCCCGGCCGTGGCCTTTCTGTATTCAGGACCGGCCATCAATGTACTGGCCATCGTTTTGACGGCTCGCATATTGGGATGGGAGTTAGGCGTCACACGGTTTATTGTTTCCATCGTCTTTGCCGCTCTGATCGGTCTTTTGATGGAAAAGATCTTCCCGGCTCAACCCGTGCAGACGGCAACGATTGCCGGTGAGCGAGAGCGCCCTCTCTGGCAGGATGCGCTTTTCTTTGCTTCCATGATAGGTGTTTTGCTCAGCGCTACCTGGCAGCGGCCGGAATCGTTCGGCGATCTCTATGCGCTGATATTCGAATGGAAGTGGTGGTTAACGGCAATCTTTCTTGCTCTGACTGTCGCCGTTGCCTTTCGTTTTTTTAACGGAGAGGAACGGACCGGATGGATGCGTGAGACCTTCGAGTTCACGAAGCTGATCGTTCCGTATCTCTTTATCGGCGTTTTATCTCGGGCTGGCTTCTCGGGCGTCCCGGCAAAGGCACGGGCTTAA
- a CDS encoding HesA/MoeB/ThiF family protein, translating to MAAGWLTDYLALSPWIMDRYRQQMLLPELGPDGQDRLAGASVLVVGAGGLGSPASLYLAAAGIGRLVLVDPDTVALSNLHRQILFREGDVGMPKVERAGRSLHEFRSDLRLEAHACWLSDENADSLISSVDVVLDCTDNFLARYLLNRMCMNLCIPLVYASVAAWEGQITSFAFDTDGPCLECLYPMADDGALNCNALGTIGVVPGILGLWQANEAIHILLGQSRLTGRLLHIDLLHHEMREFQYNVAPDCRCRLPANQRHEPDLHQAVRLLTPAEFLASCAGDAGRRQTFSDADCGDYHVVDVRPAFEAPGLKGALRIPLEEIGARWTECVSDRPTVFVCQAGVRSLTAAQLLAEKGKTAFSLVGGLSALNELQRGRS from the coding sequence GTGGCTGCAGGGTGGCTGACTGATTATCTTGCACTGAGCCCCTGGATCATGGATCGCTACCGACAGCAGATGCTTCTTCCCGAGCTTGGCCCTGACGGCCAGGATAGACTTGCCGGCGCCTCCGTTCTTGTCGTCGGAGCAGGCGGGCTCGGCTCTCCCGCTTCTCTCTATCTCGCTGCGGCGGGCATCGGTCGGCTTGTTCTTGTCGATCCCGATACGGTCGCCCTTTCGAATCTGCACAGGCAGATTCTCTTTCGCGAAGGGGATGTGGGTATGCCAAAAGTGGAAAGGGCGGGCCGCAGCCTTCATGAGTTCCGCTCTGATCTGCGGCTTGAGGCGCATGCCTGCTGGTTATCCGATGAGAACGCGGACTCTCTGATATCATCAGTCGATGTCGTGCTTGATTGCACGGATAACTTTCTTGCGAGGTATCTTCTAAATAGGATGTGCATGAATCTGTGCATACCGCTCGTTTATGCTTCCGTTGCCGCCTGGGAGGGGCAGATCACAAGCTTCGCCTTTGATACGGACGGCCCCTGTCTGGAATGCCTTTATCCGATGGCCGATGACGGCGCCCTGAACTGCAATGCGCTCGGAACGATCGGCGTCGTTCCAGGTATTCTCGGGCTCTGGCAGGCGAACGAGGCGATCCATATATTGCTCGGGCAGAGCCGGTTAACGGGCAGGCTGCTTCATATCGACCTTCTGCATCATGAGATGCGAGAGTTTCAGTATAACGTCGCTCCGGATTGTAGGTGTCGCCTGCCCGCGAATCAGCGGCACGAACCAGATCTGCATCAGGCAGTGCGCCTTTTGACGCCCGCGGAGTTTCTCGCATCATGTGCCGGTGACGCAGGCCGGCGCCAGACATTCAGTGATGCTGATTGCGGCGACTATCATGTCGTTGATGTTCGCCCCGCTTTTGAGGCGCCTGGCCTAAAAGGGGCGCTGCGCATCCCGCTTGAAGAGATCGGCGCACGCTGGACTGAATGCGTGTCGGATCGTCCCACCGTCTTTGTCTGTCAGGCCGGCGTGCGATCTTTAACGGCAGCTCAGCTTCTTGCAGAAAAGGGAAAGACAGCCTTTTCGCTCGTCGGAGGTTTGTCTGCATTAAACGAACTGCAAAGAGGTCGCTCATGA
- a CDS encoding SDR family NAD(P)-dependent oxidoreductase, producing the protein MDFTGKTVLITGATSGLGRAMALTFAKRGAQVAICGRRAEEGAKTVAMIEQSGGRCLFLPCDVSKADDVSHFIQRTVAEFGRLDCAVNNAGVSGDLRPVAETTDEVWNQVVNINLTGTFLCMRSEIQAMMKTGGGAIVNVSSALGLRGKENVAPYSATKHAILGLTKSAAFEYGRYGIRINALCPGGIQTDMDDLFYANAPDPEKLRAERMKSYALGRMARVDEVASTAAWLCSDEASFVTGAAISVDGGKTAR; encoded by the coding sequence ATGGACTTCACGGGAAAGACAGTTCTCATAACGGGGGCGACTTCTGGCCTCGGTCGAGCAATGGCGCTGACCTTCGCGAAGCGAGGGGCGCAGGTCGCCATATGCGGACGACGCGCTGAAGAAGGGGCGAAGACCGTCGCCATGATCGAACAGTCCGGTGGAAGATGTCTTTTTCTCCCGTGTGATGTGAGCAAGGCCGACGACGTCTCCCATTTTATTCAACGCACCGTCGCCGAATTCGGCAGGCTGGATTGCGCCGTCAACAATGCCGGCGTATCGGGCGATCTGCGACCCGTGGCTGAAACAACCGATGAGGTCTGGAATCAAGTCGTCAATATCAATCTCACCGGCACCTTCCTCTGTATGCGAAGCGAGATTCAGGCGATGATGAAAACGGGCGGCGGAGCGATCGTTAACGTATCGTCCGCCCTCGGCCTCAGAGGCAAAGAAAACGTGGCGCCTTATTCCGCTACGAAGCATGCCATTCTCGGCCTCACGAAAAGCGCCGCTTTTGAATACGGAAGGTACGGGATTCGAATCAACGCTCTCTGCCCCGGCGGAATCCAGACCGACATGGATGATTTGTTTTACGCGAACGCGCCTGATCCCGAAAAATTGCGTGCCGAACGAATGAAGTCCTATGCACTGGGCCGCATGGCCCGCGTCGATGAAGTCGCTTCCACTGCCGCCTGGCTCTGTAGCGACGAGGCGAGTTTTGTTACGGGGGCGGCGATCTCAGTCGACGGAGGCAAGACTGCAAGATGA